Proteins from one Planctomyces sp. SH-PL62 genomic window:
- a CDS encoding type I polyketide synthase, translating into MMFDLSSREPDPTTGRAEFRRRSRPSAAAPGDGRGASNAVAIIGMSCLFPGAPGLDAYWRNILGKVDAVTDPPPEAEATARYFDPDSLEGDRVYCKRGGYLGSSATFDPLAHGIPPVAVGGEPDQWLSLQLARDALADAGCLQMPESVRRKTAVILGKGTYLNGGNAIAVQHGLVVNQTLEILRTLRPEYTDDEIEAIRRELKRALPPFRPETMPGLIPNVIVGRIANRLDLMGPSYTVDAACASSLLAIQHAARCLTSGECDAAVAGGSQVWIPMPTLSIFCQLGALSRRQEIRPFDQDADGTLLGEGIGMVVLKRLRDAERDRDRIYAVIRGVGVASDGRGQGVMAPRVEGEELALRRAYEAAGVSPRTVGLIEAHGTGTPVGDVVELQALARVFGERGGSPPRCALGTVKSMISHTIPAAGVAGVIKTALALYHKVLPPTLHCERPNPKLELERTPFYLCSETRPWIQGGPEPRRAGVNAFGFGGINAHAVLEEHIPDPARPRRRAGSDDTPGAASSEPNAGDLSDHLPDWDSEVCILGAESPAELLEKVRRLSSRLDPAGYADAETMRLAEIASTLNHQLATSGDGSSCRLALVATSTADLREKLDRAAGKLESTEGRRQIREVSGIYYAPEPLGREGKLAFLFPGEGSQYPNMLADLCLHFPEVRECFDQIDRVYFDHPRGYVPSDHIFPRPAASRSGGHRVEDRLWEIAGAVEAVLTANQAALSLMTGLGLRPDVIVGHSTGEFSALRAAGLLDPDKEEFSELSLKLYRNYEEASRAGVPRAVLLAVGADRDRVEAIAREVGGEIYVAMDNCPHQAVLVGGDEVADRAQAIVRREGLISERLNFDRAYHTPLFAPYVDHLRQIFDEATILPARIPIYSCTTAAPYPPDPDEVRKLMVDHWLLPVEFRKTIETLYDDGVRLFVEVGPRGNLSSFVDDVLRGRRFCAVPANVQRRSGILQLNHLAAILTAHGVNLDLDFLYRRRHVGRVDLAPSAVSPRPSSRAAMKLVTGFPPMRISAEFASRLRAESENLVAERPEPVEPVPSVSVPESSPPTSANGHVSEPPKETAAPPEIFTSPSGASALIGDFLRTMDEYLAAGDGGSVAPEVAPTNPIPDRSARKTPFPLLGEIVSVKAGDEVIARRVFDPAIDVYLRDHTLGRDVSRADPDLLALPVMPLTMSMEILAEAASFLAPGRTVVGFRNLRAFRWIAFDEGPQELQATARRQAGSPDRIVVQIRNLTEDRRGDSPPASPAIEATVLLADAYPPRPAGASSKLRDGRPSRIEPERLYSDVMFHGPSWRGVASIERVADDGSLARLRVLPFDRLIEGRPAPDFVLDPVLLDAAGQVIGFWTAERLATGKVIFPSGLEALDLFGPNLPPGATATCEAMIRPEGDRRLRSDIEIVAEDGRPLLRLQGWEDWRSDLPATFHPLILPSGGDFSEPWPDLVESFPSPRSFACRRLGSGLPSDLGLWRRVWAQLVLGRAEREEFRRLAAPESRQVEWLVGRTAAKEAARDLLRAHLGLEPPLADIEIRRDAEGRLTVGGAWENELDGEIVVSISLDVHLAVALAGLMPARGELERESECGGGAYLGIHAESASRREDHPEPVLSGAELALLRDRPVDRLEEWWFRCRCAKKAVVKALGGRTSEAPASLSIAAVTPEEETVHVRLAGRLAESHPRLAAAPVVVHTSMHGPSVVAATLCQGAGSAVAPAFAGADREVE; encoded by the coding sequence ATGATGTTCGACCTGAGTTCGAGAGAGCCGGACCCGACGACGGGTCGAGCCGAATTCCGACGCCGGTCGAGGCCGTCGGCCGCCGCGCCCGGCGACGGTCGAGGGGCGTCGAACGCCGTGGCCATCATCGGCATGTCGTGCCTCTTTCCCGGCGCGCCGGGGCTCGACGCCTACTGGCGGAACATCCTGGGGAAGGTCGACGCGGTGACCGACCCGCCGCCGGAGGCCGAGGCGACGGCGAGGTACTTCGACCCCGACTCGCTCGAAGGCGATCGGGTGTACTGCAAGCGCGGAGGCTATCTCGGATCGTCGGCGACCTTCGACCCCCTGGCGCACGGCATCCCGCCGGTCGCCGTCGGCGGCGAGCCCGATCAATGGCTCTCGCTCCAACTGGCCCGCGACGCCCTGGCCGACGCCGGCTGCCTCCAGATGCCGGAATCCGTCCGGCGGAAGACGGCGGTGATCCTCGGCAAGGGGACGTACCTGAACGGGGGCAACGCCATCGCCGTCCAGCACGGCCTGGTCGTGAACCAGACCCTGGAGATCCTCAGGACGCTCCGGCCGGAGTACACCGACGACGAGATCGAGGCGATCCGTCGCGAATTGAAGCGGGCGCTGCCGCCGTTCCGACCCGAGACGATGCCGGGCCTGATCCCGAACGTCATCGTCGGCCGGATCGCCAACCGGCTCGACCTGATGGGCCCCAGCTACACCGTCGACGCCGCCTGCGCCTCGTCCCTGCTGGCGATCCAGCACGCGGCCCGATGCCTGACCAGCGGGGAGTGCGACGCGGCCGTCGCGGGGGGTTCCCAGGTCTGGATCCCGATGCCGACGCTCAGCATCTTCTGCCAGCTCGGCGCGCTCTCGCGACGCCAGGAGATCCGCCCGTTCGACCAGGACGCCGACGGCACGCTGCTGGGCGAGGGGATCGGGATGGTCGTGCTGAAGCGGCTGCGGGACGCGGAGCGGGACCGGGACCGCATCTACGCGGTGATCCGGGGCGTGGGGGTCGCGAGCGACGGCCGAGGCCAGGGCGTGATGGCCCCCCGCGTCGAGGGCGAGGAGCTGGCGCTCCGCCGCGCGTATGAAGCGGCCGGCGTCTCCCCCCGGACGGTCGGCCTCATCGAAGCCCACGGCACCGGGACGCCCGTCGGCGACGTGGTCGAACTCCAGGCGCTGGCCCGGGTCTTCGGGGAACGTGGGGGGAGCCCGCCTCGCTGCGCGCTGGGCACGGTCAAGTCCATGATCAGCCACACCATCCCCGCGGCCGGGGTGGCGGGCGTCATCAAGACGGCCCTCGCCCTCTACCACAAGGTCTTGCCGCCGACCCTCCACTGCGAGCGGCCGAATCCCAAGCTGGAGCTGGAGCGGACTCCGTTCTACCTCTGCTCCGAGACCCGGCCCTGGATCCAGGGGGGGCCCGAGCCGCGACGGGCGGGCGTCAACGCCTTCGGCTTCGGCGGCATCAACGCCCACGCCGTCCTCGAGGAACACATCCCGGACCCGGCCCGGCCGAGGCGACGCGCAGGGTCCGACGACACGCCGGGGGCCGCGTCGTCCGAGCCGAACGCCGGCGACCTCTCCGACCACCTGCCGGACTGGGACTCCGAGGTCTGCATCCTGGGAGCCGAGTCCCCGGCGGAGCTGCTCGAAAAGGTCCGCCGGCTGTCGAGCCGGCTCGACCCGGCCGGGTACGCCGACGCCGAGACGATGCGCCTTGCCGAGATCGCGTCCACGCTCAATCATCAACTCGCGACTTCGGGCGACGGCTCCTCGTGCCGCCTGGCCCTGGTGGCGACCTCGACGGCCGACCTGCGGGAGAAGCTCGATCGGGCGGCCGGGAAGCTGGAATCGACCGAAGGCCGCCGCCAGATCCGCGAAGTCTCGGGGATCTATTACGCCCCCGAGCCGCTGGGGCGCGAGGGGAAGCTCGCGTTCCTCTTCCCCGGGGAGGGCTCGCAATATCCGAACATGCTGGCCGACCTCTGCCTCCATTTTCCGGAGGTCCGGGAGTGCTTCGACCAGATCGACCGCGTCTATTTCGACCACCCGCGAGGCTACGTCCCCAGCGACCACATCTTCCCGAGGCCCGCCGCTTCGCGGAGCGGCGGACACCGGGTGGAGGACCGGCTCTGGGAGATCGCCGGCGCCGTCGAGGCCGTCCTGACGGCGAATCAGGCCGCGCTGTCGCTCATGACGGGGCTGGGCCTCCGGCCCGACGTCATCGTCGGGCACAGCACCGGCGAGTTCTCCGCGCTCCGCGCAGCGGGGCTCCTCGATCCGGACAAGGAGGAGTTCTCCGAACTGAGCCTCAAGCTCTACCGGAATTACGAGGAGGCGTCGCGGGCCGGCGTCCCCCGCGCCGTGCTGCTGGCGGTCGGGGCCGACCGCGATCGGGTCGAGGCGATCGCTCGCGAGGTCGGCGGCGAGATCTACGTGGCGATGGACAACTGCCCCCACCAGGCCGTCCTCGTCGGAGGGGACGAGGTCGCCGACCGGGCCCAGGCGATCGTCCGCCGAGAGGGGCTGATCTCCGAGCGGCTCAATTTCGACCGCGCCTACCACACGCCCCTGTTCGCCCCCTACGTCGACCACCTGCGTCAGATATTCGACGAGGCGACGATCCTCCCGGCGCGGATCCCGATCTACTCGTGCACGACGGCCGCGCCCTACCCGCCGGACCCGGACGAGGTCCGCAAGCTGATGGTCGATCACTGGCTGCTCCCCGTCGAGTTCCGCAAGACGATTGAAACCCTGTACGACGACGGGGTGCGACTCTTCGTCGAGGTCGGCCCGCGCGGCAACCTCAGCTCGTTCGTCGACGACGTGCTCCGAGGGCGGCGGTTCTGCGCCGTGCCGGCCAACGTCCAGCGGCGCTCGGGGATCTTGCAGCTCAACCATCTGGCGGCGATCCTCACCGCCCACGGCGTGAACCTGGACCTGGACTTCCTCTACCGCCGGCGACACGTCGGACGGGTCGACCTGGCCCCGTCGGCCGTCTCGCCCCGGCCCTCGTCGCGGGCCGCGATGAAGCTCGTCACCGGCTTCCCGCCGATGCGGATCTCCGCCGAGTTCGCGAGCCGACTCCGCGCCGAGTCCGAGAACCTCGTCGCCGAGCGGCCCGAGCCGGTCGAGCCCGTTCCCAGCGTTTCCGTCCCGGAGTCGTCCCCGCCGACGTCCGCGAACGGCCATGTCTCCGAGCCTCCGAAGGAGACCGCCGCCCCGCCCGAGATCTTCACCAGCCCCTCGGGCGCTTCCGCCCTGATCGGGGACTTTCTGCGGACGATGGACGAGTACCTGGCGGCGGGCGACGGCGGGTCCGTCGCTCCCGAGGTCGCGCCGACGAATCCGATCCCCGACCGCTCCGCGAGGAAGACCCCGTTCCCGCTGCTCGGCGAGATCGTCTCGGTGAAGGCCGGGGACGAGGTGATCGCCCGGCGCGTCTTCGACCCGGCCATCGACGTCTACCTCCGCGACCACACCCTCGGCCGCGACGTATCCCGCGCCGACCCAGATTTGCTGGCGCTCCCCGTGATGCCTCTGACGATGAGCATGGAGATTCTGGCCGAGGCCGCGTCCTTCCTGGCGCCGGGCCGGACGGTCGTCGGCTTCCGCAACCTCCGGGCCTTCCGCTGGATCGCCTTCGATGAGGGCCCGCAGGAGTTGCAGGCGACGGCCCGTCGTCAGGCGGGGTCCCCGGACCGGATCGTCGTCCAGATCCGAAACCTCACGGAAGATCGCCGAGGGGACTCGCCGCCGGCCAGCCCGGCGATCGAGGCGACCGTGCTCCTCGCGGACGCCTACCCGCCGAGGCCCGCCGGGGCGTCCTCGAAGCTGCGCGACGGCCGACCCTCGCGGATCGAGCCGGAGCGGCTGTACTCGGACGTCATGTTCCACGGGCCGTCGTGGCGGGGGGTCGCCTCCATCGAGCGCGTGGCCGACGACGGCTCGCTGGCGAGGCTCCGCGTGCTCCCCTTCGACCGCCTGATCGAAGGCCGCCCGGCCCCCGACTTCGTGCTGGACCCGGTCCTGCTCGACGCCGCCGGCCAGGTGATCGGCTTCTGGACGGCGGAGCGATTGGCCACCGGCAAGGTGATCTTCCCCTCCGGCCTGGAGGCCCTGGACCTGTTCGGCCCCAACCTCCCGCCCGGCGCGACGGCCACCTGCGAGGCGATGATCCGGCCCGAAGGAGACCGGCGGCTCCGCTCCGACATCGAGATCGTCGCCGAAGACGGCCGCCCGCTCCTCCGGCTTCAGGGCTGGGAGGACTGGCGGTCCGACCTGCCGGCGACCTTCCACCCGCTGATCCTGCCGTCCGGGGGAGACTTCTCCGAGCCCTGGCCCGACCTGGTCGAGTCATTCCCCAGCCCTCGTTCCTTCGCCTGCCGCCGGCTCGGTTCCGGGCTCCCGTCCGATCTCGGCCTCTGGCGTCGCGTGTGGGCGCAACTGGTCCTCGGCCGCGCCGAGCGCGAGGAGTTCCGCCGCCTGGCCGCCCCGGAGTCGCGACAGGTGGAGTGGCTGGTCGGGCGGACGGCGGCGAAGGAGGCCGCGCGGGACCTGCTCCGCGCCCACCTGGGCCTGGAGCCCCCGCTCGCCGACATCGAGATCCGCCGCGACGCCGAAGGCCGCCTGACGGTCGGCGGCGCCTGGGAAAACGAGCTGGACGGCGAGATCGTCGTCTCGATCTCGCTCGACGTGCACCTGGCGGTCGCCCTGGCCGGACTCATGCCCGCTCGCGGCGAACTTGAGCGCGAGAGCGAGTGCGGGGGCGGGGCCTATCTGGGCATCCACGCCGAGTCGGCGTCCCGTCGGGAGGATCACCCGGAGCCGGTCCTGTCGGGGGCGGAGCTGGCCCTGTTACGGGATCGGCCGGTCGACCGCCTCGAAGAATGGTGGTTTCGCTGCCGATGCGCCAAGAAGGCGGTCGTGAAGGCGCTGGGGGGGCGGACTTCGGAGGCGCCGGCGTCACTTTCAATCGCCGCCGTGACGCCGGAGGAGGAGACGGTCCACGTCCGGCTCGCCGGTCGGCTGGCCGAGAGCCACCCCCGGCTCGCGGCCGCGCCGGTGGTCGTCCACACCTCGATGCACGGGCCGTCGGTCGTGGCGGCGACGTTGTGCCAGGGCGCCGGTTCGGCGGTCGCGCCGGCGTTCGCGGGGGCTGACCGAGAGGTCGAATGA